From Deinococcus malanensis, the proteins below share one genomic window:
- a CDS encoding MBL fold metallo-hydrolase has translation MTLAVRTLYANIILLDGPQGRLLVDAGALPYARIFSRIVREFRPDALLLTHAHVDHAGGAFVAARLGVTVLAHPLEHAQLTGKVHHLPYPAGHPWIGGLVSRLHPKLKTAEIQAVLPGELLCGWQVVGLPGHTAGQVGVLRDGVLIAADAVVGSTDGARLPRAAYNADHVQAGQTLQTIAEMDLRCVLPGHGGVLTPEQIRTRAQRDRADGP, from the coding sequence ATGACGCTGGCTGTACGTACCCTGTACGCAAACATAATTCTGCTTGACGGCCCCCAGGGCCGCCTGCTGGTGGATGCCGGGGCCCTGCCGTACGCCCGAATCTTTTCGCGGATCGTCCGCGAGTTCCGGCCCGACGCCCTGCTGCTGACCCATGCCCATGTGGACCATGCCGGAGGTGCGTTCGTGGCAGCGCGCCTGGGGGTCACTGTCCTGGCCCATCCCCTGGAGCACGCGCAGCTGACAGGCAAGGTGCATCACCTGCCGTACCCGGCAGGCCATCCCTGGATAGGTGGGCTCGTGTCCCGGCTGCATCCCAAGCTGAAGACAGCTGAGATTCAGGCGGTTCTTCCCGGGGAACTGCTTTGCGGCTGGCAGGTGGTGGGACTCCCGGGGCATACCGCAGGGCAGGTGGGGGTGCTGCGGGACGGGGTGCTGATCGCCGCTGACGCGGTTGTGGGCTCCACGGATGGAGCGCGTCTGCCACGAGCAGCCTACAACGCCGATCACGTCCAGGCAGGCCAGACACTGCAAACCATCGCCGAGATGGACCTGCGATGCGTGCTGCCCGGCCACGGTGGCGTCTTGACGCCGGAGCAGATCCGGACCCGGGCGCAGCGTGACCGTGCGGATGGTCCCTGA
- a CDS encoding peroxidase-related enzyme, whose translation MNQISWLAVPDEHGAHEGVRRLWSKAEANLGFVPNVFRAQALNGEQFLAWWNYFNLLVNKEGQLSNADRELLAVVVSGVNRCVYCVVSHGAALREYSANPVMADTVAVNWRHANLAPRERAMCSYAEKLTRSPEAMTQADLVPLREAGLSDPQILELVQVIGMFNMTNRVSSALGFLPNAEYHTQGRPKSSS comes from the coding sequence ATGAACCAAATTTCCTGGCTGGCGGTGCCCGACGAGCACGGCGCCCACGAGGGTGTACGCAGACTGTGGAGCAAGGCCGAGGCCAACCTGGGCTTCGTACCCAACGTCTTCCGTGCTCAGGCGCTGAACGGTGAGCAGTTCCTGGCGTGGTGGAACTACTTCAATCTGCTGGTCAACAAGGAAGGCCAGCTGTCCAATGCTGACCGCGAGCTGCTCGCAGTGGTCGTCAGTGGCGTCAACCGGTGTGTGTACTGCGTGGTCTCCCACGGCGCAGCCCTCAGGGAATACAGCGCGAACCCGGTGATGGCCGACACCGTGGCCGTGAACTGGCGTCACGCGAATCTGGCGCCCCGTGAAAGGGCCATGTGCAGCTACGCCGAAAAGCTGACCCGCTCTCCCGAGGCCATGACCCAGGCGGACCTGGTGCCGCTGCGTGAGGCGGGTCTCAGTGACCCACAGATTCTAGAACTCGTGCAGGTGATCGGCATGTTCAATATGACCAACCGCGTCAGCAGCGCACTGGGCTTTTTGCCGAATGCCGAGTACCACACCCAGGGACGGCCGAAGAGCTCAAGCTGA